Within the Tenrec ecaudatus isolate mTenEca1 chromosome 7, mTenEca1.hap1, whole genome shotgun sequence genome, the region AGGCTGGTCCTGTTCTCGCCTTCTGTGGTTCACCTGGGGGTTCCCCTGTCGGTGGGGGTGAAGCTCCAGGATGTGCCCCCAGGCCAGATCGTGCAAGGATCAGTGTACCTGAGGAACCCAAAGAACTGGAACGTGCCCTGCTCCCCGCAGGTGCCCTTTCGCCTCAGCTCGGAAAACGACTTCATACTCCTTAGCCTCCAGGTAACAACGCCGGCCCCGGCTCTTCCTGGGGCTTCGGCCCCCACTCCCCTCCATCCTCCAAGGATGTCTTTgtccttccccacctcccagtGGGCTCTTCCCAGGCCCACTGCTCTTCGTCACAGAACCTTtgtcctgcctggtcctgtcctTCCCTAATAGACCCCCTTGGACAGAGCCAAGGCCTGTGGCCTCCAAGACCTGCTCGGAGGCCCTGAGGTGCAGCTGCTGGCCCAGTCGCCATGGCTGAAGACCATCAGCCGCAAAGGTGTCGAGACTCAGGGTGTGAACCTGGTCTTTTCCTCTCGCCGGGGCCACCTCTTTCTGCAGACTGACCAGCCTGTGTATAACCCTGGCCAGACGGGTGAGTTGTGGGGCCTAGGGCTTCACCTTGAACTCCTTCCCAGCCTGCGCAGGGCTGGTGTGGAGCTCTTAAATGACATAGTCCCAAAGAACTTGCCTGCCACGTGCGAGAAAACTCTAGCAAatgtgcccctgcccctgccaccggGCCCTCCTGCCCCCTGCCACTGCCACCGGGCCCTCCTGCCCACTCGGGAGCCAGCCCGGCCTCCGCTGTGCCCTGGCTCGCTCTGCCCAGCTTCGAGGTGGACCCTGAGAGCCCCTCTGGAGAATAGAGatgatgtgttgggcagctacctgcaaggtcagctgtttgaaaccaccagctgctccagggctttctactccccaaggaGTCCGTGcggcaacccacagggggagCTGTACCCTGTTCTCTGGGCTCGCTGTGGggcagaatcagctcgatggcagagagCTTGATACTGGGGGCCAGGGACCACCCCCACCCTTTGCCCCTGGCCTCCCCCTTACCCTTCACCTCCACTCTCTAGTCCGGTTCCGGGTCTTTGCACTGGATCAGGGAATGCGCCCGTCCACGGACACCCTCACGGTCACTGTGGAGGTGAGTGCCTGATCTGGGCCCAGGGTGTGACCCTCTGCCCgcaggcccccccaccccaagctgaCCCCTCCTGCCCCTGCAGAATGCTCAAGGGCTCCTTGTGCGGAAGAAGGAACTATTCTCCTCCACATCCATCTTCCAGGAGAATTTCGTGATCCCAGACATCTCAGAGTGAGCGCTCCCCTTCTGGGGACTGCCCCCCACTCCAGCCACACCCCACaactcctgccccccaccctccacctcctGTTTCCTCCAAGACACACAGAAGACAAGCCCGGGCTCCCCCAGCCGCTGGTTGACCCCATAGCCCTCTTCCTGGGCAGCCCGGCCACTAGCTGTCCTTGGCCTGGGCAGACGGTGTTCCTCCTGTCTGTCCTCAGGCCTGGGACGTGGAAAATATCCGCCCGATTCTCAGAGGCCCTGGAATCCAACTACAGCACCCACTTTGAGGTGAAGAAATACGGTGAGAACTGCAGGCAGGCACACTCGAGGGCCCAGCAGCTTTCCCGAGGGACAGAGGAGCAGGAGACGGGGTGGGGGGCCAGGCAAGGCCTGGGAGCCAGTGGATGCTGGATCCGAGAGATCTTTCACGAGAGTctcacctgcctccccctttACCCTGGCTCAGTCCTGCCCAACTTTGAGGTCAAGATCACCCCTGAAAAGCCCTATATCTTGATGGCACCCGGCTTTTTCGATAAAATCCAGTTGGACATCCAAGCCAGGTAAGGGCCCTTCACCCCACACCTGCCCTCCTCAGGGCTCCCTGCTCCGCGTGAGCATACCGGGGAGCCCTGTTTCCCAGCCGGCCGGCCTCTCGCTCTCCACAAGACCGTGTCATGATATCCTCCTCCGGCACTCAGCCCACCGCCTTCCCCCTGTCCCACGGCCCCAGGTACATCTACGGGAAGCCGGTGCAAGGTGTGGCTTACGTGCGCTTTGGACTCCTGAGTGAGGACGGTGAGAAGCGGTTCCTGAGGGGGCTGGAAAACCAGACCAAGGTAGGAAGGGAGGTGTGGGAGGTGAGGGGTGAGGTCAGAGGCTGGCGCCTCACCCcagtccctcccctccctgccacagCTGGTGGAGGGCCAGAGTCACGTGTCCCTCACGGAGGCCCAGGTCCGGGAGGCCCTGGCAAAGCTGGGGCTCAACGTCGATGACCTCCCGGGGCTGCGTCTCTACGTTGCGGCGGCCATCATTGAGTCGCCAGGTGAGTTTACTGCCCTTCCTTAAGGCCAGGCCTTCCACCTCCAACCTCCATCGGAGCCCACCTTCAACACCACGCGCCTCCCATTTTCTGCTGGGACCCAGAGGCCCGAGGGACGCGGCGTTCCGTCCCACTCCAGCCCTCTCTCCAGCGGATCCCGCGTCTCCCTCGGCTCCCCGTGGTGTGGGTGGTGGGCCACCAACGTAGCCCTCTGTGGGCGATGGCTCGTTGttatggttaggtgccatcaggctggTCTGATTCACCCCTGCAGGAAGCCGCAGCACTGGGATCCCGTCCAGGGAgtctctgggtgggctcaagGGCCAACCTTTCGCCTGGCAGCCGAGCACTGAACCCTCAAGCTCCCAGGCTCCGAGGGGGCCTCTGCTGACCTTTGGAACAGGGAACAGTGGACCGAGCCAGCCTGGGCTCCGAGGGGCTCACGGAGTCTGCTCCTTCCTCGCCGTCCTGCTCCTCAGGCGTTCCTAGGCTTCTCTCCGCGACCCCTCGGTTTTCCGTGTCTTGCAGGTGGGGAGCTGGAAGAGGCCGAACTCACGTCCTGGCGTTTTGTGTCCTCTCCCTACTCCTTGgatctgagcaaaaccaagcgccACCTTGTGCCCGGGGCCCCCTTCCTGCTGCAGGTTCCTTCTGGAGGGGCAGCGTGAGCCCCTGGGGGCCGGCCGGAGGGGAAGGGGCCGCTGTGCAGAGGGCAGAGCGTGGGGaggcaaggaggaggaggaaccctGGTGTTTCCATAACCTCTGCTTCCCGTCCCCACACAGGCGCAGGTCCATGACATGCTGGGCTCCCCTGCTGCGGGCATCCCCGTCAAAGTTTCTGCCACGGTGTCCCCGGGGCCTGCTTCTGAAGCCCAGCACTTCCAGCAGCACACAGACGAGAGTGGCCACGTCAGCTTTCTGGTCAACATCCCTCAGACCACGCAGGAACTGCAGCTCCTGGTGACTCCCTGGTGCCAGAGGGCCGGGGAGGACAGGAGGGCAACCGGGCCCATGGAGCTCTCCGCCCTGACCCTCAGCCCTCCTGACGCCTTGTCTCCAGGTGTCTGCAGGCTCCCCACATCCAGACGTGGGCAGGCTCACTGTGACAGCCCCACCCGCACAAAACGCCAggttcttgtctatcgagaggctTCAGCTCCAGGCCCCGCGTGTTGGGGACACGATCAACCTGAACCTGCGAGCCGTGGGCAGCAGCCCGGCCAGCTTCACTCATTACTACTACATGGTGTGcatgagaggggaggggggagagctgGGGGAACGCCTTGGAGGAgggcacaggggtgggggtgcgtGGGGCAAGGTGTGCGATGGTGAGGAGACCCTTCTCCACCCAGATTCTGTCCCGGGGCCAGATGGTGGCCCTGCACCGAGAGCCCAGGTCGACCGTGACCTCGATCTCCATCTTTGTGGACCATCGCCTGGCCCCCTCCTTCCAAGTCGTGGCCTTCTACTACCACAAGAACACCCTGGTGGCCAACTCCCTGCGTGTGGACGTCCAGGCCGGGGCCTGCGAGGGCAAGGTAAGGGCAGCGCTGGGGCAGGGGACTTTTTAGGACAGAAACGAGTTTTCTGGCAGTCGAGTTCAGGCACCAACTCTAAAGGAAGGTGCTCTCTCTGTCCACTGGGGCACCTGGTTGCAGCTCGACCCCTGGGTGGCCTCCCAGTGGCACCAGTCTCCCTCCTGTTGGCGTTTGCTCGTCTCTGGGTTCAGCGCTGCTCCTGACAAGTTGATCTGGTTGAGGGCCTCGCTACCATGGCCAACGAAGCCCGGCTCTCAAAGAGGGGACCTCCGCAGGCATAGCTAGGGTTTGGGATTCCAACTCGTATTTATGGGTGGGGCAGGACCGGATGCACGTCAGTCCCTCACCAGGAGAGAAGTCGAGGTGACTGCACACAGGACATGGGTTTTGTTTGGGGGACCCCAAGGATCCCGGGCACCCATGGCTGGTCTCCCCACACTGactgcccctccctcctgcttctgcagctggagctgaaagtggaTAGTGCCAAGGAGTACCACCCTGGGGACTCTGTCAAGTTCCACCTGCAGACCGACTCCCCGGCCCTAGTGGCCCTGGGAGCTGTGGACACAGCTCTGTACGCTGTGGGTGGCAAATCCCACAAACCCCTCAACATGGCCAAGGTGTGGCAAGACCTTTCCCAAGTCCCTCCccgtgcccctcccctccccactgccctggCCCCTGAGTCTGAGCTAAATCCTCAGACCTCCCCAGAGTCCATGCCGCGCCCTCCCCCAACTCCTTACAGCACCCCCATTCCACCCCGAAGCCTCTGGCCCCCTCCACAGCTTCTCTTGGCCGCTCAGCCCACTCTCTGCATCCGTCTCACGTCTGCTCACATCCCACCCTCGCCCCCAACACCTGATCTTCCCCTGCGGCTgctcctgtccccccccccccacccagcatTCCTTCCCCTGCCCTTTTTGACAGGTCTTTGAAGTCATTAGCAGCTATGACCTCGGTTGTGGCCCAGGTGGTGGGGCCACAGCCCAGCAGGTGTTTGAGGCAGCCGGACTGGCCTTTTCAGACGGAGAATCCTTGACCGAATCCCGAAAGAGTGAGAGATGTGGGGGAGCaagcggtggggtgggggggcgtgacAGAGGAGGGCtggcaggatgtgtgtgtgtgtgtgtgtgtgtgtgtgcgcgcgtgcgcacCAGAAAGCCAGAGGtgggaagaggggtggggggaacagcAAGGGGTGATGGGAGGTCACACGCCCTATGATGCAGCTGAAGTCCTGCTCTCTCTCTACCAGCTTTCAGTTGCCCCAAGGAGAAAACCCGGAAAAAGAGGAACGTGAATATCCAGAAGGCCATCAGCCAGAAGCGTGCGTTGTGATGGCTAAGGGGCACCTTCGACTAGTGAGGCCAGCGTGGGGGGAGGGTGCCCCTTGGCTCCTGGAGCCTGTGGGTTGTATGTGGGACCAGAGCTCCAAGCTCCGGTGTAGGAAGGACACATGCTCTGGATTGCCTGCTCCCAGTGGGGGAGGCCAGGTGGCTCCACGGCCGAGCACAGCATGAGGTGTGTCTCCTTGTCCCCTGCAGTGAGCCAGTACACCTCCCCTGTGACCAAGCGCTGCTGCATGGACGGGCTGACCCCGCTGCCCATGCTGCGGTCCTGCGAGGAGCGTGCCGCCCGGGTGTCACAAGCCAACTGCCGGGAGCCCTTCCTGTCCTGCTGCCAGTTCGCCAAGGAGCTGCGCAAGCAGAGCAAGAAGAGCCAGGGGGGTCTTGCCCGAGGTGAGGGACAGGGATGGCTGGGGGCGCGGGACGGGAGGGGGTTGGACAGGCGGCTGTCTCCTCATGCCCTCCCCCCCCTCCGGCCCCGCAGCCATGCAGCTGCTGCAGGAGGAAGAGCTGATCGAGGAAGATGACATCCCCGTGCGCAGCTTCTTCCCGGAGaactggctgtggagactggagAGAGTGGACGGCTCCAAAACGTGAGGGCGCGCGTGCGCGCGGGGCGCGCGCGGGGGTGCACATGCGCTAGACTCACCTCTGGTCGCGTGGGGAGCCAGCCCGAGTGTGACCTGCCTCTCCCTTCCCCTGGACAGCATGTCCCAGTTTCTCCCCGACTCGCTGACCACGTGGGAGATCCATGGAGTGAGCCTGTCCACGCGCACCGGTGAGGTCCCCCTTGTCCCCAGGTCCCTCCAGAGGCCTTGGCTCTTGgtatgggatggggtgcagggagcTGGGGGAGTCTACTCCTCGGAGTGGCTTGGGAGCACCGGGCCCTCCCTGCAGGGACCCGACACCTCTGAGCTCCCTCGCCCCCCCTCCTCTCGCCAGGCCTGTGTGTGGCCAAGCCCGCGCGGCTGCGCGTGCTCCGGGACTTCCACATGCACCTCCGCCTGCCCCCGACCGTGCGCCGATTCGAGCAGCTGGAGCTGCGGCCGGTTCTCTACAACTACCTGGACCAAGACCTGACTGTGAGGGCAGGGCCTGGgactggtggggggcggggatagCCTCCCCTGGGTGGGGCTCTAACCGGCATccatccttcctcctgcccaccaggTGAGCGTACACGTGGCCCCAGTGGAGGGGCTGTGCCTGGCAGGGGGCGGCGGGCTGGCCCAGCAGGTGCTGGTGCCCGCCAGCTCCGCCCGGCCTGTGGCCTTCTCTGTGGTGCCCACCTCAGCCGCTGACATATCCCTGAAGGTCGTGGCCAGGGGGCCCCTCTTGGGGGATGCAGTGTCTAAGATTCTGAAAATCGAGGTGAATAGCGCCCCCTCATGCTGACCAGGTGAAGGGGCTCACACCCAAGCCCCCTGATggaccccaccctgcccctgaAAGTCAAAGTCCTGGGGAGTCCCCACTTGGAGGGGGCAGGCTCTGAGTGCTCTGTGACCCCTCACGGCTGGCTTCTCCTGAGACAGAAGGAAGGGGCCATCTTCAGGGAGGAGCTTACCTACGAACTCAACCCCCTGAGTGAGtggccccccaccccagccaccccTCACAGCCCGCGGGTTCCTAAAGGGGGTCAGGGGGGCGTTGGCAGAGGATGTGGACAGCGAGGCGGCTGCCAACTCCTCCATCTTCCCAGACAACCTAGCCCGCACCTTGGAAGTTCCTGGCAACTCGGATCCCAACATCATCCCTGATGGGGATTTCAGTAGCTTTGTCCGGGTCACAGGTAGGTGTGCCCCCCAGTCCCTACCCAGGGCCATCGTCCGGGTCCTAGGCCTACTCGCTGATCCTCACCCTCTCCTCCCTCTAGCCTCAGATCCACTGGACACTTTGGGCTCTGGGGGGGCCTTGTCCCCAGGAGGCCTGACCTCCCTGCTGAGGCTGCCCCAGGGCTGCGGGGAGCAAACCATGACCCTCTTGGCGCCCACACTGGCTGCTTCCCGCTACCTGGACAGGACGGAGCAGTGGAGCATGCTGCCCCCCGAGACCAAGGACCATGCCGTGGATCTGATCCAGAaaggttctggctggagggcaagtggGAGTTGGGGTCTGGGGCTTAAGTGATGGGAGATGGGAGGCTTGGAGGCTGGAAGGGGGAGAACAGGGACACCCCATGGGCTGGGGGGACCATAGGACCAGCTGCCTCTCCTCCCCAGGCTATATGCGGATCCAGACCTTCCGAAAGACAGATGGTTCCTACGGGGCGTGGATACACCGGGAAAGCAGCACCTGGTGAGGCCCGGGGGGCTGGTGGGCTGGGAGGGCCAAGTGGTACCTGGGGGAGCGGGGACACGGCCCCCTCTAGGGACCTGTCTCTGCTTCTGCTCCTCAGCCGCCTCTCCTGCCCTCCAGGCTCACAGCCTTTGTGCTGAAGGTATTGAGCTTAGCCCAGGAGCAGGTGGGCGGCTCGCAGGACAAGCTGCAGGAGACAGCCAGGTGGCTCCTGACCCAGCAACTGGCTGACGGTTCCTTCCGGGACCCCTGTCCCGTGCTCCACAGAGAAATGCAGGTGTGGGTCGGGGAGGTAGGGCCAAGGAGCTCTCCGGGAGGGGAGCGGGGAACACATCCTCCGAACGTCGTCTTCTCTCCCTGCTCCAGGGGGGCTTGGTGGGCAACGATGAGACCGAGGCTCTCACGGCCTTCGTGGTCATCGCCCTGCATCACGGGCTGGTCAACCTCCAGGACAGGACTGTCAAGGAGTTGAAGCAGAAAGTGGTGAGGACAGCAGTGCCCGCCCCCTCACTCCCAGAggcctctccccccctccccaagccCGAGACCACCCCCTCTCTTTCTTCTAGGAAACCGCCATCTCAAACGCCAACTCATTCCTGGGAAAGCAAGCCAGTGCCGGGCTCCTGGGTGCGCATGCGGCTGCCATCACCGCCTACGCCCTGACCCTGTCCCAGGCCCCCCAGGACCTGCAGAACGTGGCTCACAACAACCTGATGGCCATGGTCCAGGAGGCCAGTGGTGAGCAGCGTGGGGTGCTGGCCGGCCCTAGAGTGTCCCTCCAGAGAAGGGGTGGGATGAAGAGGCTGGGAAGAAACTCAGAGCGTAGGCAGGGACAAGTGGAACAGAGCCCGGGGGTGCCTGCAGGCCACCAGGCTGCTCGGTGGCACCCCAATCTGCTGGTGATGGTCTCCTTCACTGCAGATAACCTGTTCTGGGGCGCCGGTGGGGGCTCTCAGGACAACGTCGTGTCGCCCACCCTGGCTCCTCGCAACCCGTCCGAGCCCGTGCCTCAGGCCCCGGCCCGGTGGATCGAAACCACGGCCTACGGCCTGCTGCACCTGCTGCTTCGAGAAGGCAAGGCCGAGATGGCTGACCAAATCGCAGCCTGGCTCACCCACCAGGCCAGCTTCCAGGGGGGCTTCCGCAGCACCCAGGTAGGGCAGGGGCTGCCTCGAGAGTCTCCAGCAGGGGGGTTGGGCCTGAGACTGACCCCCGAGTCCTCGATGGCCCTCCCAGGACACAGTCATCGCCCTGGACGCCCTGTCTGAATACTGGATCGCCTCCCACACCACCGAGAAAAAGGCGCTCAATGTGACGCTCAGCTCCACCGGCCGCAGCGGCTTCAAGTCCTACTCGCTCCAGCTGAACAACCACCAAGTGCGGGGCCTGGAGGAGGAGCTGCAGGTGAcctccgtccccccccccccagccccagggTTGACAGCACACCTGGGCTTGTGGGAGCCATGTCCGCCCTCCCAACTCCTATCCTGaaggagggggacgggggagctCCCGCCCCACCACTGAGCTGGCCTCCTCTCAGCAGGGAGACAGCGTCTGCCAAGAGGGAGGAGGTCGGGCACGTGGCACATGTGACCCGTGATGTGGGGCGAGGAGAGGGGGCTGGTTTTAGGGAGGAGGCAAGTGGCAGCAACAAACGCGTGTGTCCCTCTAACGAGCGCCTCTCCCCTGTGTCCACCCCGGCAGTTTTCCCTGG harbors:
- the LOC142453770 gene encoding complement C4-A-like encodes the protein MRLLGGLIWAAHLFALSLQEPRLVLFSPSVVHLGVPLSVGVKLQDVPPGQIVQGSVYLRNPKNWNVPCSPQVPFRLSSENDFILLSLQTPLDRAKACGLQDLLGGPEVQLLAQSPWLKTISRKGVETQGVNLVFSSRRGHLFLQTDQPVYNPGQTVRFRVFALDQGMRPSTDTLTVTVENAQGLLVRKKELFSSTSIFQENFVIPDISEPGTWKISARFSEALESNYSTHFEVKKYVLPNFEVKITPEKPYILMAPGFFDKIQLDIQARYIYGKPVQGVAYVRFGLLSEDGEKRFLRGLENQTKLVEGQSHVSLTEAQVREALAKLGLNVDDLPGLRLYVAAAIIESPGGELEEAELTSWRFVSSPYSLDLSKTKRHLVPGAPFLLQAQVHDMLGSPAAGIPVKVSATVSPGPASEAQHFQQHTDESGHVSFLVNIPQTTQELQLLVSAGSPHPDVGRLTVTAPPAQNARFLSIERLQLQAPRVGDTINLNLRAVGSSPASFTHYYYMILSRGQMVALHREPRSTVTSISIFVDHRLAPSFQVVAFYYHKNTLVANSLRVDVQAGACEGKLELKVDSAKEYHPGDSVKFHLQTDSPALVALGAVDTALYAVGGKSHKPLNMAKVFEVISSYDLGCGPGGGATAQQVFEAAGLAFSDGESLTESRKTFSCPKEKTRKKRNVNIQKAISQKLSQYTSPVTKRCCMDGLTPLPMLRSCEERAARVSQANCREPFLSCCQFAKELRKQSKKSQGGLARAMQLLQEEELIEEDDIPVRSFFPENWLWRLERVDGSKTMSQFLPDSLTTWEIHGVSLSTRTGLCVAKPARLRVLRDFHMHLRLPPTVRRFEQLELRPVLYNYLDQDLTVSVHVAPVEGLCLAGGGGLAQQVLVPASSARPVAFSVVPTSAADISLKVVARGPLLGDAVSKILKIEKEGAIFREELTYELNPLNNLARTLEVPGNSDPNIIPDGDFSSFVRVTASDPLDTLGSGGALSPGGLTSLLRLPQGCGEQTMTLLAPTLAASRYLDRTEQWSMLPPETKDHAVDLIQKGYMRIQTFRKTDGSYGAWIHRESSTWLTAFVLKVLSLAQEQVGGSQDKLQETARWLLTQQLADGSFRDPCPVLHREMQGGLVGNDETEALTAFVVIALHHGLVNLQDRTVKELKQKVETAISNANSFLGKQASAGLLGAHAAAITAYALTLSQAPQDLQNVAHNNLMAMVQEASDNLFWGAGGGSQDNVVSPTLAPRNPSEPVPQAPARWIETTAYGLLHLLLREGKAEMADQIAAWLTHQASFQGGFRSTQDTVIALDALSEYWIASHTTEKKALNVTLSSTGRSGFKSYSLQLNNHQVRGLEEELQFSLGSKISVQVGGNSKGTMKVLRTYNVLNMKNTTCQNLWIDVTVKGHVEYTMEANEDYEDYEDYGEPPSRDDPDAQAQPVTPLQLFEGRRNRRRREVPKAGEESETRVQYMVCIWRDSKAGPGMAIADITLLSGFHALRADLEKLTSLSDRYVSHFETQGPHILLYFDSVPTSKECVGFGAVQEVAVGLVQPASATLYDYYNPEHKCSVFYGAPSKSKLLSKLCSGDVCQCAEGKCPRQRRALERGQQEEEGYRMKFACYYPRVEYGFQVKILREDSRAAFRLFEAKIIQVLHFTKDAKATIGQTRNFLVRASCRLRLEPGKEYLIMGLDGVTRDLKEDPQYLLDSNSWIEEMPSERLCQSTRQRAACVQLSNFLQEYSTQGCQV